ACGAGGACGATAGGCCGCCAGGCCATCATGCTGATCGGCGGCGTGCTGTTCCTTGTAGGCTCGGCGATCAACGCCGGCGCCGTCAACATCGCCATGCTTATCATCGGCCGGATGCTGCTCGGCTTCGGAGTTGGGTTCACCACACAGGTCATGATCGATTTCTCTCGTCGGTGCACTGGTGCAGTTTAAAAGGAAGCCTATACTACAAATTACTGAATTAGGCCCATTAACATCTTGGCCCAGAATGTAGGAGTAACATCTTCTTTATCTTGTGCTACAGGCTGCTCCTTTGTACCTCGCCGAGACATCGCCAGCACGGTGGCGCGGCGCGTTCACCGCGGCGTACAACATCTTCATCGTGTTGGGGGCACTGGCCGCCACCGTCACCAACTACTTCACCAACCGCATCACCGTGTGGGGCTGGCGCGTGTCGCtgggcctcgccgccgtcccggccgccatcgtcgtcctggGCGCCCTGCTGGTCCCAGACACTCCCAGCAGCCTGGTCCTGCGCGGCGAGACCGACAAGGCCCGCGCCTCGCTGCAGCGCCTCCGCGGTCCGGGCGCGGACACCGACGCGGAGTTCAAGGACATCGTGCGCGCCGTGGAGGACGCCCGCCGGAACGACGAGGGCGCGTACGAGAGGCTTCGTGGCAAGGGGTACCGGCACTAcctggtgatggtggtggccaTCCCCTCGTTCTTCGACCTCACCGGCGTGATCGTCATGTCCGTCTTCTCGCCGGTGCTATTCCGGACGGTCGGGTTCAGCAGCCAGAAGGCCATCCTTGGGTCCGTGATCATCAGCCTCGTGAACCTGGTCTCGTCGTCTCTGTCCTCCGTCGTCATAGACCGCGCCGGCCGCAGGTTCCTGTTCCTCACCGGTGGCGCAGCAATGATCATTTGCCAGGTACTAATCTGGAGTAGATACCAAAACTAAATTACCATTTGCAGTGTTTAGCTCAACGTTGTTAATAATCACCTTCCTTTCACTCATTAACGAGAAGCTGGCAATGGCATGGATCCTGGCGGACCATCTCGGGAAGCACGGCGCCGTGACGATGCCGCGCGACTACGCGCTGGCCGTGCTGGTGCTCATGTGCCTGTACTCGTTCAGCTTCGGCATGTCGTGGGGCCCCCTCAAGTGGGTGGTCCCCAGCGAGATCTACCCCGTGGAGGTCCGGTCGGCGGGGCAGGCCCTGACGGTGTCCATCGCGCTCTGCCTCTCCTTCGCGCAGACGCAGGTGTTCATCTCCCTGCTCTGCGCCATGAAGTACGCCATCTTCCTGTTCTACGCCGGATGGGTCCTGGTGATGACGGCCTTCGTGGCGGCGTTCCTGCCGGAGACCAAGGGCGTGCCGCTGGAGGCCATGCGCTCCGTCTGGGCGCGGCACTGGTACTGGCGGAGGTTCGCCGGGGACGCCAAGCAGGAGGTTCAGGTGAACTGCCTGTAGGAGAAAGGGATGCGGCGATCGAAAATAACGTAACCTGTAACCGTGGGCTAACATTCAAGTGGCCGCACCAAGGGAAGAATTGTATTGAATCAAAGCTGACTACGTTATCACGCCACACGGCACTCTCGAAGAAAATTAAATGGTCACGCCACACAGCACTctcgaagaaaataaaattatatttaaaaacaATCAAGTACTACTCTTCGTCTGTACTTACGCGTCATGCAACTCCAAATCTCAGTCTCAAACCTGTATAAAGATTCATATAGAAGGCTGCATAGGTATACACTCAGCAAGCAGACTGAGAACAAGCACCCAAAGAACGACGACCAACATCCCTGTAGGCTGGACCGAGcaaaatcttcttcttccttcctgcatctttcttcttcctttttctgcCACCGATGAAAAAGAGAGACGGTTCCCAATCTACCCAACCTAAGACTGGTCAACATCAGCTCAAGGAGCAGAATTATTCTCACAAGCCTTTCATTGTGGTTGGATCTAACCATGACAAAACGGAGAAGAGGCGGGAGAAAATTATTCCACGACAGCAGCATCATCCTCGCCTTAATGTCGCCATTTGGAAACTTAATTCTCCATATCGTCATGCCAAGAAAGTTGCCGACGCTATGGTTgccgccatcatcttcttcgGAGTCGCCATGGACACACCAAATCCATCCTACCTCCTCGCCATTgctggaaaagaaaaggaggaaacaAATCTCCAATACCACGAACCGCAATATGGAGAAACCTAAATCCTAAAACTAGACTCAATTTACTAAAATTTATTAGAGAGATGAATTTCCACTTCCTCCCACCTCCGGCGAGATTTCGGAGGTGGGAAAGGAGGAGGACCAAtgatggtggaggtggagagCCGGCGGCGGATTCGGACAACACGGGGGCGATCCGGGGCCCTGTACATTCAAGTGGTCGCTGTGTCCGGCCATGTAGGTTCTTATCCTGTAGTGTAGCTTGATGCAAATTCTAGTAAAGCCTGATATTACTGTAGCGTTGGTATCTGCTCGTTGTCATTTGTGAAGTGTGATTGCCCTGTGAGCTGCTGCGGGCTTGCGTTTTGAGTTGGCCCGGCTCGTCGGCCCACTATGTTATGGGCTTTGGCTCTCGTATTTGTACTGGGCTGGATTGGGTGTGTTTGTTATTCATGTCTGGGCCGCCAGGTTGATCTTTTAGACAGATCTGGTGTCACTCAAAAAACCCATTAGGAGTACATGCGATCTGCTGTCACTCAAAACGGCATTCGGACAGTCACAGACTCACAGTGTATGCACTGAGGAAGGAATTCGATTCTCCACTTCAAGCTACGGTTTGCGGTTTGCCCTTGTCGCTTGCACACAATAAAAGACAAGAGAAAATCACACGGTAGAACAAGGCTCTCCTATGTACTACGAACACGTTATACTTCAAGTCTCGAAATGCACTACATGGATGAGCTTCTTAAGTCATTCAGTCATCACAAAGGCACACAGACGATATGTATTTACCTTATCAATAATCTACCGGCGGTATTATACACCAAAGCACACGCTGATTCTGAATTACTAGCAGCTAATCAGGTCGACTCGTCTCCAAGCTTCTGGTCCTTGACGAACCTGCCCCAGTACCAGTGGCGCGCGAAGACGTGGCCCATGGACTCGAGCGGCACGCCCTTGGTCTCCGGCACGAGCGCCACGGCGAAGGCGGTCATCACCACCAGCCACGACGCGTAGAAGAGGAACGCGCCATACCTGAAGCAGCACAGCATCGCCAGGAAGAACTGCGCCTGCAGGAAGTTGAGCCCCAGGttgagcgccaccgccgcgccctgcCCCGCCGACCGCACCTCCACCGGGTAGATCTCGCCGGGGACCGTCCAGTACAGCGCGCCCCACGACCAGCTGAAGCTCGCCGAGAACACGAACGTCGCGATCAGCACCGCCACCGCGTAACCCTTGGGCATCTTGCTCCCGTTGCCGAGGTGAGAGCCGATGATGCTGGCCATCGTCAcctgcaatattttttttcatttctgtCAAGGTTATTCCAGTGCCAAGAATCAAGGAATGAGACGTGTGTAGATAAAATccgtatatatatatatatatatgcctgGCACGTGAACATGAGCGCGCCGCCGATCACGAAGAGCAGCTTCCGGCCGTAGCGGTCCATGGCGAAGCCCGACGCGAGGATGCCGCCGATGTTCATCACGCCCAGGATGACGGCGCCCATCAGCGCGGCGTCGCTCTCGAACCCGACGGTCCGGAACAGGATCGGCGAGAAGAAGGCGGTCACGGCCACGCCGGTGAGGTTCAGGAACACCGGGAACGCCACGGCCATCACCAGGTACGGCCGGTACTCCCGCCGCAGGATCCGCCGGAACGCGCCCTCCTCGTTCCGCCGCGCGTGCTCCGCGGCGGCAAGTATGTCGGCGAACTCGGCGCCGATGTCCACGCCCTTGCCGCGCACCCGCtggagcgcggcgcgggcgtcgtcgtgcttCCCGCGCAGGACGAGGCTGCTGGGGGTGTCCGGGATGAACACGGCGCCCGCCACCATGACGGCGGCCGGGATCGCCGCGAGGCCGAGCGACAGGCGCCACCCCCAGCCCGGGATCCGCGACGTGCCGTAGTTGATCAGGTTGGCGACGAGGTACCCGATGCTGATGAACAGGGGGAAGGCCGAGATGAACCCGCCCCGCCAGCGCGGGGGCGACACCTCGGCGAGGTACACCGGCGTGGCCTGGCCGGAGAACCCGAGGCCCAGGCCGAGCAGCATCCTCCCGACGATGAGCATGGCGAcgttcgccgcggcggcgttcaCGAGGGCGCCGACCAGGAACAGGCTGCCGCCGATGAGCATGATGGCCTGGCGCCCAAGTCGGCGGGTGACGCGGCTCGCCACCAGCGTCCCCACCATGCCGAACGCGTACAGCGACGAGGTGAAGGCCGTGAGCGCCTGGTTGTTGTAGATGCAGTACACGTCCTTGTTGGCGTGCGCCGTCCTCTTCAGCAGCCCCGGGAAGAACTTCTTCAGAAAAGACTCCATCTCCGACACACCTCCTAATGTTGTCGATGTGGCGACACATGAACAAGTTGATTTGGTTAGAGCTAATGAAACTACTACAGGCAAATGAAGCTCGCAATGACATCTAGCATTGTTCAGTACCGTTTCTAGTTCCATTTTTCTACTGATAAGCATACGCACAAATGGCTTATTATGAATCCAAGAGTAAGTAGAGTCAACATTTTATTTCAAATACAAGCACGACACTTTAAATTTAGTTCATGCTTGTTATTTATTTAACCTCCTAGATTTCAGCTGACCACGGTCCACGCCTCCACGGTGATGGTCGCCATGGTTCTTGCTGATGTTTGCTTGGGTCGGCCCCTGGGACCCAGCAAAAGTATGCCAAGGATGAATGGAAGCGTAGGAGCAAGTCGAGAcaaggatggaggaggaaggtgGACGATATTCTATCGAGTGAGGACTGAAGAGTGGGCATCTAGGCATGTATTGGACGGATGTGGTGTCATCTGTAGCTCTGTCTAATTCCAGAGGACAGATTTTTTAGCATCGCCTTTTTTTGTCCTAAGAACCAGCACTAAAATATCACTATTCTTCTTCAAAAAGCAGTACCAATATTCTCCTTTTCGATGTAAAATAGCTTTTACCGATAGCACTCCATTATTCATCGTATCAACATCGTGTCTCCATTAAAAAAATGCCGATCTTGTCACACTCATATCAGTAGGAAACGACAGACGCCTACTTCCGAAAACCCCACCTCCTGCAAATTGCTGAGATTACCATCGAGTAGCCTACTAATCCTAGCCGAAATGACTTTACCTAGCCACCAATGAATGCATCCGAGTGCCACTGCCAAAGCAGCGATCTCCATCTCTTCTCCAGTCTCCTTCGACGAGAAAGAGATGCCCGTGATGAACTCAATTGAAAACCACAGGAAGCAAGCAGTGGAAGAGTAGTCGCAGTAGGAATCGGCGTCGGCCTCCCAAAGAAAGGCGACAGGAAAACGCAAACGCCCCGAGCGTGACGTCCAATCCCGCGGCGGATTACGTAAGGGCCCGACACTGTTGACATGTGGTACTAACGGAAAAGCCTAGCGCTAGCGCAAGCAAGGCGCTAGTGAACCGGTGGTGGGGCGCGTGATTGAAACCTCGTGACCGGAGCAGAGCCGACGTGTGCGGCGTGAGGCCGGGCACTGCCGCAGGCGGCAGAATCGCCGTACGCCGCCGCGCACAGTGCCGCCCACAATCCGAGGGCATCCGATCGCGATCGGATCGTGCGATCGCGTGCGCCGTGCCCGCGAGACCGATGGGACCACGGTCCAGGAAACCGGCCGAATCCCTGTTGGACCGGGAGTCCGGAGACCCCCCTCCCCCGGCGTTTGATGCCCCTGGCCGGGGCCCGGCGGGGCAAATGTCCGGCGGGGCCCGGCAGCGGGCGCTGATTTGGTTCAGGTCTCCTCCAACTGGCTCATAGAAGTTCCAACTCAGCATTTTGACCACgtggaagagagggaggaggaaaaaaagatagaagCTATCTGGGATGTTTGGCTAaactcctgtcacatcgaatgtttagatactaattagaagtattaaacatagactatttataaaacccattgcacatgtggaggctaaacagcgagacgaatttattaagcctaattagtccatgatttgacaatgtgctgttacagtaaccatttactaatgatggattaattaggcttaatagattcgtctcgacGTTTAGCCTTCATCTAtgtaattgattttataattaacttatatttaatctaTTCAATGTGACAAGGACCGGATCCAAACACCCATTATCTCTTGTTTCCGCGCTCAGCTCGAACGGGCTACGAGGTGCGGCAGGAAAACGAACTAGAGAGAAGAAAgagtaaaaaataaaaacatgagCCCCACGGATACTTGGAGAATGTGCAAAGAGCCAGACTGATGGACGGGTTGGCTTTTGTATCTACGTGGAAGCGAGCCACGCAATATGAGCCAGCAACCTTTGGACTAGGCCTCAGGGATGCCCCTACTGTACCTGCACTGCACTGCTCCTGAagtcctttgcttatttttaacacgggttacatcaaatgtttagatactagttagaagtattaaacatacactatttacaaaacctattacataagtggaagctaaacggcgagatgaatctattaagcctaattaatccatcattagcaaatgtttactgtagcagcacattgtcaaatcatgaactaattaggcttaatagattcgtcttgtcgtttagcctccacttatgtaatggattttgtaaatagtctacatttaatactcctaattagtatctaaacattcgatatgatgggtgctaaaaataagtcagagtaACAAACACAGACCTTAAGACCTTAAGGGGGCACCGTGCGGTGAAAAATCAGCCCGGAAGGGACAGCAACTGATCAGGAAGCCGCCACGCCGATGGCCGATCTCGTCTGCTCCTTCCCCGGCTTGGAATCTTTCGGATCTGGGTCTGGCCTCTGGGATTATGAAATTGTTTGTTTTGCTTGCTTGGTTTGAGGTTGATGGAGGACAGGAACAGGAGAACACGCACCTACCACGCGCCGATTAGTGATTTGGAGGCCTTCGCTGGGACTGGGGACATGGAGGATCTGGCTTTGTCGTCGAGCAAGCAGTAACATCCTGGAAGAAGCTactgagaagaaagaaagaaacaaaagagcCTACCACAAACCGTGATGCACCAGTCCATCCAGGCATCGATTTGCCTCCGAGGGCTGCTGGAAATCGAGTCTGCAATCGATCGATAAGCTCTATCATAGCGTATATAGAGAAGAGCAACGACGAGAGAGGGAACCTGACGACCCTGA
This portion of the Setaria viridis chromosome 7, Setaria_viridis_v4.0, whole genome shotgun sequence genome encodes:
- the LOC117862872 gene encoding sugar transport protein MST1 isoform X1, producing the protein MAGGGFAAAAEGGGGGRDYGGGVTFSVVVTSLMAASCGLIFGYDIGVSGGVTQMEPFLTKFFPEVSSRMKNAKHDAYCKYDDQLLTAFTSSLYIAAMFSSLAASRVTRTIGRQAIMLIGGVLFLVGSAINAGAVNIAMLIIGRMLLGFGVGFTTQAAPLYLAETSPARWRGAFTAAYNIFIVLGALAATVTNYFTNRITVWGWRVSLGLAAVPAAIVVLGALLVPDTPSSLVLRGETDKARASLQRLRGPGADTDAEFKDIVRAVEDARRNDEGAYERLRGKGYRHYLVMVVAIPSFFDLTGVIVMSVFSPVLFRTVGFSSQKAILGSVIISLVNLVSSSLSSVVIDRAGRRFLFLTGGAAMIICQHGAVTMPRDYALAVLVLMCLYSFSFGMSWGPLKWVVPSEIYPVEVRSAGQALTVSIALCLSFAQTQVFISLLCAMKYAIFLFYAGWVLVMTAFVAAFLPETKGVPLEAMRSVWARHWYWRRFAGDAKQEVQVNCL
- the LOC117864211 gene encoding sugar transport protein MST1 isoform X3; its protein translation is MESFLKKFFPGLLKRTAHANKDVYCIYNNQALTAFTSSLYAFGMVGTLVASRVTRRLGRQAIMLIGGSLFLVGALVNAAAANVAMLIVGRMLLGLGLGFSGQATPVYLAEVSPPRWRGGFISAFPLFISIGYLVANLINYGTSRIPGWGWRLSLGLAAIPAAVMVAGAVFIPDTPSSLVLRGKHDDARAALQRVRGKGVDIGAEFADILAAAEHARRNEEGAFRRILRREYRPYLVMAVAFPVFLNLTGVAVTAFFSPILFRTVGFESDAALMGAVILGVMNIGGILASGFAMDRYGRKLLFVIGGALMFTCQVTMASIIGSHLGNGSKMPKGYAVAVLIATFVFSASFSWSWGALYWTVPGEIYPVEVRSAGQGAAVALNLGLNFLQAQFFLAMLCCFRYGAFLFYASWLVVMTAFAVALVPETKGVPLESMGHVFARHWYWGRFVKDQKLGDEST
- the LOC117862872 gene encoding sugar transport protein MST1 isoform X2 — protein: MAGGGFAAAAEGGGGGRDYGGGVTFSVVVTSLMAASCGLIFGYDIGVSGGVTQMEPFLTKFFPEVSSRMKNAKHDAYCKYDDQLLTAFTSSLYIAAMFSSLAASRVTRTIGRQAIMLIGGVLFLVGSAINAGAVNIAMLIIGRMLLGFGVGFTTQAAPLYLAETSPARWRGAFTAAYNIFIVLGALAATVTNYFTNRITVWGWRVSLGLAAVPAAIVVLGALLVPDTPSSLVLRGETDKARASLQRLRGPGADTDAEFKDIVRAVEDARRNDEGAYERLRGKGYRHYLVMVVAIPSFFDLTGVIVMSVFSPVLFRTVGFSSQKAILGSVIISLVNLVSSSLSSVVIDRAGRRFLFLTGGAAMIICQLAMAWILADHLGKHGAVTMPRDYALAVLVLMCLYSFSFGMSWGPLKWVVPSEIYPVEVRSAGQALTVSIALCLSFAQTQVFISLLCAMKYAIFLFYAGWVLVMTAFVAAFLPETKGVPLEAMRSVWARHWYWRRFAGDAKQEVQVNCL
- the LOC117864211 gene encoding sugar transport protein MST1 isoform X1, which codes for MPGGAFLLNSGGGGGMADYGGGLTVPVVVTCLMAASGGLIFGYDIGISDSISSSPRRQIDAWMDWCITVCGGVSEMESFLKKFFPGLLKRTAHANKDVYCIYNNQALTAFTSSLYAFGMVGTLVASRVTRRLGRQAIMLIGGSLFLVGALVNAAAANVAMLIVGRMLLGLGLGFSGQATPVYLAEVSPPRWRGGFISAFPLFISIGYLVANLINYGTSRIPGWGWRLSLGLAAIPAAVMVAGAVFIPDTPSSLVLRGKHDDARAALQRVRGKGVDIGAEFADILAAAEHARRNEEGAFRRILRREYRPYLVMAVAFPVFLNLTGVAVTAFFSPILFRTVGFESDAALMGAVILGVMNIGGILASGFAMDRYGRKLLFVIGGALMFTCQVTMASIIGSHLGNGSKMPKGYAVAVLIATFVFSASFSWSWGALYWTVPGEIYPVEVRSAGQGAAVALNLGLNFLQAQFFLAMLCCFRYGAFLFYASWLVVMTAFAVALVPETKGVPLESMGHVFARHWYWGRFVKDQKLGDEST
- the LOC117864211 gene encoding sugar transport protein MST1 isoform X2 — its product is MPGGAFLLNSGGGGGMADYGGGLTVPVVVTCLMAASGGLIFGYDIGISGGVSEMESFLKKFFPGLLKRTAHANKDVYCIYNNQALTAFTSSLYAFGMVGTLVASRVTRRLGRQAIMLIGGSLFLVGALVNAAAANVAMLIVGRMLLGLGLGFSGQATPVYLAEVSPPRWRGGFISAFPLFISIGYLVANLINYGTSRIPGWGWRLSLGLAAIPAAVMVAGAVFIPDTPSSLVLRGKHDDARAALQRVRGKGVDIGAEFADILAAAEHARRNEEGAFRRILRREYRPYLVMAVAFPVFLNLTGVAVTAFFSPILFRTVGFESDAALMGAVILGVMNIGGILASGFAMDRYGRKLLFVIGGALMFTCQVTMASIIGSHLGNGSKMPKGYAVAVLIATFVFSASFSWSWGALYWTVPGEIYPVEVRSAGQGAAVALNLGLNFLQAQFFLAMLCCFRYGAFLFYASWLVVMTAFAVALVPETKGVPLESMGHVFARHWYWGRFVKDQKLGDEST